One stretch of Sandaracinaceae bacterium DNA includes these proteins:
- a CDS encoding matrixin family metalloprotease — protein MRLPLPLALSALALVACAAPTDGGDVRSRGAALDMTFEEFLEGSYREPFEGGQWIVNGDTPVATVEGMREVYERIGTRQRSYGSGDAPADGALTLNTVGGADDRWSDTDQRALTYCVSAGLFGGRYDEVVRVMADAARAWEAVADVGFVHVSDEDAACDASNPRVVFDVRPVDVDGEYLARAFFPSSSRAQRNVLIDVSAFSLGGGGVDLLGVMRHELGHVLGFRHEHTRPEAGTCFEDSAHRPLTPYDRDSVMHYPQCNGNMSSRLEITALDAQGAALVYGEPGAAPGPGTPGATPSIPSPARPAPRIDPFGAETPPEERPPAPPPEEPSTGACRTGSGALIPGEVHRYPTLDVPAGRTITITTRGAGDADLYTWMQGASGGCASEGPTSEEGCVLTSDGSGLRVDVVGFDFATYELRVCF, from the coding sequence ATGCGCCTCCCGCTGCCTCTCGCGCTCTCCGCCCTCGCGCTCGTCGCCTGCGCCGCGCCCACCGACGGGGGGGACGTCCGCTCCCGCGGCGCCGCGCTCGACATGACCTTCGAGGAGTTCCTCGAGGGCTCGTACCGCGAGCCCTTCGAAGGCGGCCAGTGGATCGTGAACGGAGACACCCCCGTCGCCACGGTCGAGGGCATGCGCGAGGTCTACGAGCGCATCGGGACGCGACAGCGGAGCTACGGGAGCGGCGACGCGCCGGCCGACGGCGCGCTCACCCTCAACACCGTCGGCGGCGCCGACGACCGCTGGTCGGACACGGACCAGCGCGCGCTCACCTACTGCGTCAGCGCCGGCCTGTTCGGGGGCCGCTACGACGAGGTGGTGCGGGTGATGGCGGACGCGGCCCGCGCGTGGGAGGCGGTGGCGGACGTCGGCTTCGTGCACGTCTCGGACGAGGACGCCGCGTGCGACGCGTCCAACCCGCGCGTGGTCTTCGACGTGCGCCCGGTCGACGTGGACGGGGAGTACCTGGCGCGCGCCTTCTTCCCCAGCTCGTCCCGCGCCCAGCGGAACGTGCTCATCGACGTGAGCGCCTTCTCCCTGGGCGGCGGCGGCGTCGACCTGCTCGGCGTCATGCGCCACGAGCTGGGTCACGTGCTCGGCTTTCGCCACGAGCACACCCGCCCGGAGGCCGGGACCTGCTTCGAGGACAGCGCGCACCGTCCGTTGACGCCGTACGACCGCGACTCCGTGATGCACTACCCACAGTGCAACGGGAACATGAGCTCGCGCCTCGAGATCACCGCGCTCGACGCGCAGGGCGCGGCCCTCGTCTACGGCGAGCCCGGCGCCGCGCCCGGCCCCGGGACGCCGGGGGCCACTCCCTCGATCCCGTCGCCGGCGAGGCCGGCGCCGCGGATCGACCCCTTCGGCGCGGAGACGCCGCCCGAAGAGCGCCCGCCCGCGCCGCCTCCCGAGGAGCCCTCGACCGGCGCGTGCCGCACGGGCTCGGGCGCGCTCATCCCGGGAGAAGTGCACCGCTACCCCACGCTGGACGTGCCGGCGGGGCGGACCATCACCATCACCACCCGCGGCGCGGGGGACGCGGACCTCTACACCTGGATGCAGGGCGCGAGCGGTGGCTGCGCGAGCGAAGGCCCGACGAGCGAGGAGGGGTGCGTGCTGACGTCCGACGGGAGCGGTCTGCGGGTGGACGTGGTCGGCTTCGACTTCGCGACCTACGAGCTCCGCGTCTGCTTCTGA
- a CDS encoding tetratricopeptide repeat protein, producing MRRHAKHRAGGVGRAALRLLAVSLLLAACSDRGSAPPRPREAPPERAPDETVDDTDDHTEPRPEAEAAGMPIGFARIPEAPSAQAQHANRSALRLHRSGDHEASLAGFRRALEEAPGYDAARFNAACAQARLGQLDEARATMGALLRRDLPTYASKLATDPDLQALRIDPELRALVRRLTERYRAAIPTGVEVVASRPPPASTVDDVGSPDEGPLWSQAGVLTPERRFVPLAPRLRRREPGRAILATLVDAAHDRVLALRYPGTDAEDPVLRRVRIEAYRIPTGERLWSRAGPPDLAALDLGATATGALLRTEDLRGHERIPIAYTVGPEGMRRGRGALSARAISAGPLAWRVSTTHEGYSVEAGHLQTPDARIELGAGHRAMSHRQIRVDAERQLAVVVSARWGDCGVADRYVIDVVDLARAATVRHVEGAGQVHVELGPDGALYVQTRDAFRRYADPREEASETLPDGLGLSSQPWDFNPYC from the coding sequence GAAGCACCGGGCGGGCGGCGTCGGGCGCGCGGCGCTTCGCCTCCTCGCGGTCTCGCTCCTCCTCGCGGCGTGCTCCGATCGAGGCAGCGCGCCGCCCCGGCCGCGGGAAGCTCCGCCGGAACGAGCGCCGGACGAAACCGTCGACGACACCGACGACCACACAGAGCCGCGGCCCGAAGCGGAGGCAGCGGGAATGCCGATCGGCTTCGCCAGGATCCCCGAGGCGCCCTCCGCCCAAGCGCAGCACGCAAACCGTTCGGCCCTGCGCCTGCATCGGAGCGGCGACCACGAGGCCTCGCTCGCGGGGTTTCGGCGCGCCCTCGAGGAGGCGCCGGGCTACGACGCGGCGCGCTTCAACGCGGCGTGCGCGCAGGCGCGGCTGGGCCAGCTGGACGAAGCGCGAGCGACGATGGGCGCGCTCCTGAGACGCGACCTCCCCACCTACGCGAGCAAGCTGGCGACCGACCCGGACCTGCAAGCGTTGCGGATCGATCCGGAGCTCCGAGCGCTCGTGCGGCGACTCACCGAGCGCTATCGCGCGGCGATACCCACGGGAGTCGAGGTCGTGGCCTCTCGCCCCCCTCCTGCGAGCACGGTCGACGACGTCGGGAGCCCGGACGAAGGCCCGCTGTGGTCGCAGGCCGGGGTGCTGACTCCGGAGCGTCGCTTCGTGCCGCTCGCACCGCGCCTGCGTCGCCGTGAGCCGGGCCGGGCGATCCTGGCCACCCTCGTCGACGCCGCCCACGATCGGGTGCTCGCGCTCCGCTATCCGGGGACCGACGCCGAAGACCCGGTGCTCCGCCGCGTGCGCATCGAGGCGTATCGGATCCCGACGGGCGAGCGCCTGTGGTCGCGCGCCGGTCCGCCCGACCTCGCCGCGCTCGACCTCGGCGCGACCGCGACCGGCGCCCTGCTGCGCACCGAAGACCTCCGCGGCCACGAGCGGATCCCGATCGCCTACACGGTCGGACCGGAGGGCATGCGTCGAGGCCGCGGCGCTCTCTCCGCGAGAGCCATCAGCGCCGGCCCGCTCGCGTGGAGGGTCAGCACGACCCACGAGGGTTACTCCGTGGAGGCGGGCCACCTCCAGACGCCCGACGCGCGCATCGAGCTCGGCGCGGGGCACCGGGCGATGTCCCACAGGCAGATCCGGGTGGACGCCGAACGCCAGCTGGCCGTCGTCGTCTCCGCGCGCTGGGGCGACTGCGGCGTCGCCGATCGCTACGTGATCGACGTCGTGGATCTGGCCCGCGCGGCGACCGTGCGACACGTCGAAGGCGCGGGTCAGGTGCACGTGGAGCTCGGACCGGACGGGGCCCTCTACGTCCAGACGCGGGATGCATTTCGACGGTACGCAGATCCGCGCGAGGAGGCCTCCGAGACGCTCCCCGATGGGCTCGGCCTCTCCTCTCAGCCCTGGGACTTCAACCCGTACTGCTAG